In Heterodontus francisci isolate sHetFra1 chromosome 48, sHetFra1.hap1, whole genome shotgun sequence, a single window of DNA contains:
- the LOC137357397 gene encoding eukaryotic initiation factor 4A-I-like produces the protein MSEDGAEYRSNDHGCPDGMEPEGVIESNWTEIVDNFDDMNLRENLLRGIYAYGFEKPSAIQQRAILPCIREYDVIAQAQSGTGKTATFAISILQQLDVCLKETQALVLAPTRELAVQIQKVIVALGDYMGGTCFSCIGGTSIRCDAQKFQLEPPHIVVGTPGRVFDMMTRHHISTRYIKMFVLDEADEMLSRGFKDQIYEIFQKLNTSIQVVLLSATMPSDVLEVTKKFMRDPIRILVKKEELTLEGIRQFYINVEREEWKLDTLCDLYETLTITQAVIFINTRRKVDWLTEKMLARDFTVSALHGDMEQKERDLIMREFRSGSSRVLITTDLLARGIDVQQVSLVINYDLPSNRENYIHRIGRGGRFGRKGVAINLITEEDRRTLRDIESFYNTTVDEMPMNVADLI, from the exons ATGTCAGAAGACGGTGCGGAATACAG ATCTAATGATCATGGCTGCCCTGATGGAATGGAACCTGAAGGGGTTATTGAG AGCAACTGGACTGAAATTGTCGATAATTTCGATGACATGAACCTCCGTGAAAATCTCCTTCGTGGAATCTATGCCTATGGTTTTGAAAAACCATCTGCCATCCAGCAGCGAGCCATTCTTCCCTGCATCAGGG AGTATGATGTCATTGCCCAGGCACAGTCGGGTACAGGCAAGACTGCCACATTTGCCATTTCTATACTGCAGCAGCTAGATGTGTGCCTGAAGGAGACACAGGCCTTGGTGTTGGCCCCAACTAGGGAGTTGGCTGTTCAG ATTCAGAAGGTCATTGTGGCTTTGGGTGACTACATGGGTGGGACCTGCTTCTCCTGCATTGGAGGCACCAGTATCCGATGTGATGCGCAGAAGTTTCAGCTGGAGCCTCCACATATTGTGGTTGGGACTCCAGGTCGTGTGTTTGACATGATGACCAGGCATCATATTT CTACAAGGTACATCAAGATGTTTGTTCTGGATGAAGCAGATGAAATGTTGAGCAGAGGGTTCAAGGACCAGATCTATGAAATATTCCAGAAACTCAACACTTCCATCCAG GTGGTTTTGCTTTCTGCTACTATGCCTTCTGATGTGCTGGAAGTGACAAAGAAGTTCATGCGTGACCCAATTCGCATTCTTGTGAAGAAAGAAGAGTTAACTTTGGAGGGTATCCGACAGTTCTACATTAATGTGGAGCGAGAG GAGTGGAAGCTGGATACTTTGTGTGATCTTTATGAGACTCTCACCATCACTCAGGCAGTTATATTCATCAACACAAGGAGGAAGGTGGATTGGCTGACAGAGAAAATGCTTGCGAGAGATTTCACCGTCTCTGCGCTG CACGGTGACATggaacagaaggagagagatcTCATCATGAGAGAGTTCCGATCAGGATCCAGCCGTGTTCTTATTACTACTGACTTGCTG GCTCGTGGAATTGATGTGCAGCAGGTGTCCTTGGTAATCAATTATGATCTTCCTTCCAACCGTGAGAACTACATTCACAG AATTGGCCGTGGAGGCCGCTTTGGACGTAAAGGTGTTGCCATAAATCTAATCACTGAAGAGGACAGGCGGACACTTCGTGACATTGAGTCGTTTTACAACACTACTGTGGATGAAATGCCAATGAATGTGGCTGATCTGATCTGA